A genomic window from Paenibacillus sp. FSL K6-0276 includes:
- the sda gene encoding sporulation histidine kinase inhibitor Sda gives MNYYFHPSPRPSSLESISDEELLNIYALAVEAQALPDFIEIVKEILDSRDLIHSEKV, from the coding sequence ATGAATTACTATTTTCATCCCTCACCACGACCCTCATCTCTTGAATCGATTTCTGATGAAGAATTACTTAACATCTATGCGCTAGCGGTTGAGGCACAAGCTTTACCAGATTTCATTGAGATTGTTAAAGAAATCTTGGACAGTAGAGATCTCATACATTCTGAAAAAGTATAA
- a CDS encoding LytTR family DNA-binding domain-containing protein, with amino-acid sequence MRVLQKDGSSCDILEEEILYFSNYKNTIFVHTKEGEFVLPTTLSDLFTAYEGKGFKRLDRSNVVNINNIEGYDSERKIVCFNHGEQFTTVSESNEPRLKKYLSSLKKDSD; translated from the coding sequence ATGCGTGTCTTACAGAAAGACGGTTCCTCTTGTGATATTCTGGAGGAAGAAATATTGTATTTCTCGAATTATAAGAATACAATATTCGTCCATACGAAAGAAGGCGAATTTGTTCTCCCCACCACTCTTTCCGATCTTTTCACAGCGTATGAGGGTAAGGGATTTAAACGCCTTGACCGCAGCAATGTCGTCAACATTAACAACATCGAAGGCTATGATTCCGAACGAAAAATCGTTTGTTTTAATCATGGTGAGCAGTTTACAACTGTATCGGAGTCCAATGAACCTCGCCTAAAAAAATACTTATCTTCTCTTAAGAAAGACTCTGATTAA